One window of uncultured Methanoregula sp. genomic DNA carries:
- a CDS encoding protease inhibitor I42 family protein — protein MTKKQYLWIGIMIVLSLTVAFGMTEVYKTITGEQKTPVMGSEKAPDAQYRMYTEWDNGTLTTIHPDDVVAIRLPENPSTGYQWDVSGSNGITILDDSYIYPDPTGRITGQGGWRHITITPNASGKKSFSATCKRWWEPETGAEQHFSLDFEVR, from the coding sequence ATGACCAAAAAACAATACCTGTGGATAGGCATTATGATTGTCCTGAGCCTTACCGTGGCGTTCGGGATGACCGAAGTTTACAAAACGATCACGGGAGAGCAGAAAACCCCGGTCATGGGGAGCGAAAAAGCCCCCGATGCGCAATACCGGATGTATACCGAATGGGACAACGGTACCCTGACCACCATCCACCCGGACGATGTCGTGGCAATCCGGCTGCCGGAAAACCCCTCGACAGGATACCAGTGGGATGTTTCCGGCAGCAACGGGATCACGATTCTCGATGACTCGTACATCTACCCGGATCCCACCGGCAGGATAACCGGTCAGGGAGGATGGCGCCACATCACCATCACTCCCAATGCGTCCGGGAAAAAATCGTTCTCCGCCACCTGCAAGCGGTGGTGGGAACCGGAAACAGGAGCCGAACAGCATTTCTCCCTGGATTTTGAAGTCCGGTGA
- a CDS encoding cytochrome c biogenesis protein CcdA encodes MDAATLFWLSFLAGIYASVGSPCALVLYPGYLSFLAGRSGDSQRLPWPLLFGIAVAAGVITGMLAAGILFILVLAIAGETGRIAITSSAFVLLLILSLLLILDIGYGRLAKPFPFPRVERPLFAAFLLGLGFGIIILPCNAAPVVILFALASSAPGFTTGLGSFFWFGIGITFPLLVLAGLSQARNRQIMGFLTGHRRAIRLVAGIMMLAISVGYLTLLAFPRFFF; translated from the coding sequence ATGGATGCCGCTACCCTGTTCTGGTTGTCGTTCCTTGCGGGGATTTATGCCTCGGTCGGCTCGCCCTGCGCTCTTGTACTGTACCCGGGCTATCTTTCGTTCCTTGCCGGACGATCAGGAGACAGCCAGCGCCTGCCCTGGCCGCTGCTGTTTGGTATTGCGGTTGCTGCCGGTGTCATAACGGGAATGCTTGCAGCCGGTATCCTGTTTATCCTGGTGCTGGCCATTGCCGGGGAAACCGGGCGCATTGCCATAACCTCATCAGCATTTGTTCTTCTCCTGATCCTCTCGCTCCTGCTGATTCTCGATATCGGTTACGGGCGCCTGGCAAAACCTTTTCCATTCCCCCGGGTGGAGCGCCCTCTCTTTGCGGCATTTCTCCTTGGCCTGGGCTTTGGGATTATTATCCTGCCCTGCAATGCTGCGCCGGTCGTGATCCTTTTTGCGCTGGCATCGTCAGCACCGGGTTTCACCACGGGCCTGGGATCATTTTTCTGGTTTGGTATCGGCATAACGTTCCCGCTCCTTGTGCTTGCCGGCCTTTCCCAGGCACGGAACCGGCAGATCATGGGATTCCTGACCGGCCACCGCCGGGCTATCCGGCTTGTGGCTGGTATTATGATGCTCGCGATTTCCGTGGGGTATCTTACCCTGCTCGCCTTTCCCCGGTTTTTCTTCTGA
- a CDS encoding chemotaxis protein CheW, with product MAVKASEPVAMVKNSAIPEKMPNSIQVVEFVLGSEHFAIDLFDVKEVVEYTTITKLPNVPTYVRGIIDLRGEITMIIDLKQRLNITEESITSLESSRIIVLDDKIAKSKIGILVDDVTSVSTFEDNQVDYTSASVSKEETSIIGIIKRKVKIKDKEINELIIWIDIKQLLSDIDASL from the coding sequence ATGGCCGTAAAAGCAAGCGAACCTGTAGCAATGGTAAAGAATTCCGCAATTCCTGAAAAAATGCCAAATTCTATCCAGGTTGTCGAATTCGTGCTGGGAAGTGAACATTTTGCTATCGACTTGTTCGATGTCAAGGAAGTGGTGGAATATACTACCATCACCAAACTTCCTAACGTGCCAACCTATGTACGCGGAATCATCGATCTCCGCGGCGAGATCACGATGATAATTGATCTCAAACAACGGCTGAACATCACCGAGGAAAGTATCACATCGCTTGAATCCTCGCGGATTATTGTCCTTGACGACAAGATTGCCAAATCGAAGATAGGCATTCTTGTCGACGATGTTACTTCCGTATCGACATTCGAGGATAACCAGGTGGATTATACTTCCGCGTCCGTGAGCAAGGAAGAGACGTCCATCATCGGGATTATCAAGCGGAAAGTTAAGATAAAAGACAAGGAGATTAACGAACTGATCATCTGGATCGATATCAAACAGTTGCTCAGCGACATTGATGCATCGCTGTAA
- a CDS encoding methyl-accepting chemotaxis protein, translated as MVELQDFIEMFEKSPLPQAVVDTNLRFLMANETFCKMIGYSKDRLLAIKYSDLRAQGMIKYLKDSGESVTDAINSRRVTNGQSTFESPSGLHIVARGNVPLVSDGNVKFVYITYSDITRIEKNREYMGREIDEFIQAYDKMAAGDLTVSHTVEAPKDPDLQDTFEVLTKLRTSVRGIIANLQVNIRAVNKQMVSLTSAADNASRSVDDASKSVNQIAKNSGVVSENAQKASEGVEQMTKAMQDMSAAVEEITSSMESVSSQANNANTSAKSGAVLAGDVNKNMTEITTSTNNVYGIVKDIEKQMNDIGKIIVLIRDLASQTNLLALNAAIEAARAGEHGRGFAVVASEVKSLAQESRSSAEKIEEMITQLNLATRKATDAMEGSKVLVHKGLQESQQALEAFREIQRAAETVANSASEVAAATEEQAATTEEITASVHEVANLIERTAKEAGDAAAATEESAAAIDEITHMIQDVNNTAVQAMEANKRFRVD; from the coding sequence ATGGTAGAATTACAGGATTTTATCGAAATGTTTGAAAAGAGTCCCCTGCCCCAGGCAGTTGTGGACACCAATCTCAGGTTTCTCATGGCAAACGAAACCTTCTGTAAGATGATCGGGTACAGCAAAGACAGGTTACTGGCAATAAAATATTCCGATTTGCGGGCTCAGGGAATGATCAAGTATCTCAAAGACTCCGGTGAATCGGTTACCGATGCAATTAACAGCCGGCGGGTAACCAATGGCCAGAGCACCTTTGAATCGCCATCTGGTCTGCACATTGTTGCCCGGGGTAACGTTCCGCTGGTGAGTGACGGGAATGTAAAATTTGTCTATATCACGTACAGTGACATCACCAGGATCGAAAAGAACCGGGAATACATGGGCCGCGAGATAGACGAATTCATACAAGCCTATGACAAGATGGCTGCAGGTGATCTGACGGTCTCCCATACGGTCGAAGCACCCAAGGATCCTGATCTTCAGGACACGTTCGAGGTTCTCACAAAACTGAGGACATCCGTCCGCGGGATTATCGCAAACCTCCAGGTGAATATCAGGGCTGTCAACAAACAAATGGTCTCCCTGACTTCTGCTGCAGATAATGCATCGAGAAGTGTTGACGATGCCTCAAAGAGCGTCAACCAGATTGCAAAGAACTCTGGTGTTGTCTCAGAGAATGCCCAGAAAGCATCCGAAGGCGTAGAACAGATGACAAAAGCTATGCAGGACATGAGTGCGGCGGTCGAGGAAATTACATCCAGCATGGAGAGTGTATCATCCCAGGCAAATAATGCAAATACATCGGCCAAGAGCGGTGCCGTCCTTGCCGGGGATGTCAACAAGAATATGACCGAGATCACAACGTCCACGAACAACGTGTACGGGATTGTCAAGGATATCGAGAAACAGATGAACGATATCGGGAAGATCATTGTCCTGATCCGTGACCTTGCCAGCCAGACCAACCTGCTTGCCCTCAATGCGGCCATCGAAGCAGCCCGGGCCGGGGAACACGGCAGGGGCTTTGCAGTCGTTGCATCGGAAGTCAAATCGCTGGCTCAGGAATCCCGTTCCAGTGCGGAAAAGATCGAGGAGATGATCACCCAGCTCAATCTTGCCACCAGGAAAGCAACGGACGCAATGGAAGGATCCAAGGTTCTCGTCCACAAGGGACTGCAGGAATCACAACAGGCACTCGAAGCCTTCAGGGAGATCCAGAGAGCTGCAGAAACGGTTGCGAACAGTGCCTCCGAAGTCGCAGCCGCTACCGAGGAGCAGGCAGCAACCACAGAGGAGATCACGGCAAGTGTCCATGAAGTGGCCAACCTGATCGAACGGACTGCAAAAGAAGCAGGTGATGCAGCCGCGGCAACGGAAGAATCGGCGGCGGCTATCGACGAGATTACGCACATGATCCAGGATGTCAACAATACTGCAGTCCAGGCCATGGAAGCCAACAAGCGGTTCAGGGTGGACTAG
- a CDS encoding acetate uptake transporter, whose amino-acid sequence MKILDTTANPAPLGLLAFGMTTVMLNLHNAGLFAIGSTIFAIGIFYGGVAQIIAGIMEWKKNNTFGMTAFISYGFFWISLVGLLLMPAFGWSAAVPKEALVSFLAIWGLFSLVMFIITLRISRALQVVFGLLTVLFLLLIVGNALGNVTILQVAGIEGIICGLSAMYTGLGQVMNEVYKEQVIRLG is encoded by the coding sequence ATGAAAATTCTGGATACCACGGCAAACCCGGCACCGCTGGGTCTTCTTGCCTTTGGCATGACAACGGTGATGCTGAACCTGCACAATGCAGGGCTCTTTGCTATCGGATCAACCATTTTTGCAATCGGGATCTTCTACGGGGGAGTTGCCCAGATTATTGCCGGGATCATGGAATGGAAAAAGAACAATACCTTCGGGATGACCGCATTCATCTCCTATGGTTTCTTCTGGATTTCCCTTGTGGGCCTGCTGCTTATGCCGGCCTTCGGGTGGAGTGCGGCTGTGCCCAAAGAAGCGCTGGTATCTTTCCTTGCAATCTGGGGACTGTTCTCCCTGGTGATGTTCATCATCACGCTGAGAATTTCCCGGGCGCTCCAGGTCGTTTTCGGGCTCCTGACCGTATTATTCCTTCTCCTGATCGTGGGAAATGCGCTGGGCAATGTAACGATTCTCCAGGTCGCAGGCATTGAAGGAATAATCTGCGGGCTCTCCGCGATGTACACGGGCCTTGGGCAGGTAATGAACGAAGTGTATAAAGAACAGGTTATCAGACTCGGGTGA